In a genomic window of Heterodontus francisci isolate sHetFra1 chromosome 21, sHetFra1.hap1, whole genome shotgun sequence:
- the LOC137381155 gene encoding scavenger receptor cysteine-rich type 1 protein M130-like has translation MLLSFLTLSLLQLLNCRPGNSQADPLEMVKLRLVNGGSRCAGRVEIHYRGQWGTVYGSYWDLPDAAVVCRELGCGTAVSAPGGAHFGEGSGPVVTWNVECSGTEATLQDCESYQWGHYPLPHSNDAGVICSAPYLINILHRQQQIPDTQHIYNTDSAVSFEIFPKAAENDLNRWKCHNLNRTRHSSTQQPLPGMHCQTGCPPAMI, from the exons gcagacctgggaacagtcaggctgacccttTAG agatggtgaagctgagactggtgaatgggggcagtcggtgcgctgggagagtggagattcactacaggggacagtgggggactgtgtatggctcgtactgggacctgccagacgccgctgttgtgtgtcgggagctgggctgcgggaccgcggtctctgcaccgggcggggctcactttggggaagggtccggacccgttgtgacgTGGAATGTGGAGTGCAGCGGGACTGAGGCCACTCTGCAGGACTGTGAATCATATCAATGGGGTCACTATCCCCTGCCACACTccaatgatgccggcgtcatctgttcag caccatatttaataaacattctccaccggcagcagcaaatacctgatactcagcacatttacaatacagacagtGCAGTTTCATTTGAGATTTTCCCTAAAGCCGCAGAAAATGATCTGAACCgatggaaatgtcacaatctcaatcgaactcgccattcatcaacccagcagccgctacctGGCATGCACTGTCAGACCGGCTGTCCGCCTGCAATGATCTGA